Part of the Tenacibaculum sp. SZ-18 genome, TTGGCTTCTATAGGTTCGTATGTGGATAAATTTTTTGCTAGTTTTACAGTTACAACTACAGAAGAAACAGGTAGTAAAGAGACACCAGTTACTATTACTAATGTTGAAACAACCACTGTTTCACCTAATTTAGAGGACTTTTTTATGAATGGTATGAGACCTAGTTCTGATGGTACAATAATTGTTACAAACACCCCTATGGTAAAAGTAGATAAGTCTTCAACTAAAACAGTTAGTACCAAAGTGGTCAAAGAAGAAGTAAAGTTAAAAGGACCAGCGAAAGCTACGGGTGATGTTAAAGTTTCAACAAATTTAGAAACAGGAGAAACTTCCGTAACTGGAAAAGTAAGCTTAGTTGTAAGCGCGGGAGATAATAAAGCGGGTTTATTTGCGTCTACTAAAAGCTCTTCTAATGGCAGTGTTAATGTAAAAGGTGGTGTAGAAGCGAGTGTTAAGGTTGATAAAAAAACTACTTTAGGTTTTACACTTGGTATATCTCATACCGTTTTAGAAAATGAATAGTTATTTAATAATTTAATCAATAAAGACCTTTATATAAAGGTCTTTATTGATTTTTAATAGACTAATTATTGCTACTGATATCATATTTATCTTTTAATATTAATAAAAAGATGAATAGTAAAATTAAAGAATAGGGCTGGAATTTTATTCCAAGAATGTTAATACTTAGAATAGAGGGGGTAAAAGCAATTAATCCAAGAGTTCCAAGAATCAATATACCTCCCATAATATATTCATAAACTTTTCTACTAAAAAATAAGCTTACTAATGAAATTAAGATTAAAAAAAAGCCCAAATAGTGAGGTAAGGTAAAAATAACATTTGATGTTAATACTTTTATTACAGAGTATAATATTGTTGCTATGATGATAATTAATGGTATAAACTCTTTGAGGTTTTTTATTTTCATTTTGTCTTTAATATTAATGGAACAAATTACTTTAGGATAGCTTGTGTTTTGTGATTTTTATTTATAAGCTTGTTGTGTTTTGTAATCTCTAATAACAGAATCAATAATAGAAAATAAGTGAGTTTTAAACTCACTAGACATCTCTTCAATAGCTTGTAAACGTTGTAATGTTTTTTTATCGAAAGAAGCATTTATACCTTCGCCAACTAAGTAATCAAGCGATACACCAAAAGCATCAGCAATTTTTTTAGCAGCATCTACAGACGGAATTGCAATCCCTCTTTCATACTTACTAATCATCTCACGAGAAACTTTACTCTCGTTCGCTAAATCTGTTTGCGACCAACTTTTTTCTTTTCTAAGGTTAGCTATAATTACTGCTATTTTATCCACTATAAGCCTGTTTTGCGTACAATAATACTGTAAAAGCACAAATATATGTAATTAATAGACGTAATTAAAACTTAAAAGACTTGCGAAAATTGGAAATAAAATCTACATTTGCGTCTAATAAGACCAATAAAATATTTTTAACAATGTTTAATACTTCCAATCCAAATAACTACAGTTACGAAACAAAACACTTAGAAATCCATGTTTTAGGAGGTTTAAAGATTAATAAGTTAGAGAGTTTACGAGTAACGGTATCGGTACAAAAAGTAAAATCACAAAATATTATCCGTCATAATATTGATTTATACAATGATACACAGTTAGAAAAGTTTGTACGAAGAATAGCAGAACAGTTAGAAATAGGAATCAATATTGTTCGTAAAACACTACAAGAATTAACGAAAGAGTTAGAGAATTACCGCTTCATATTATTAGATAAACAAGCAGAAGAAGGAAAGTCAAAATATAAAACCCTAAATGCTACAGAAGAGAAAACTGCTATCGATTTTTTAAAAAAGGGAAAGTTGCTAAGTAGAACAAATGAGTACATTGGTAAGAGTGGAGTTATTGGTGAAATCAATAATCGCTTACTGATGTATCTCATTTTTACGAGCAGAAAAACAAACAATCCGTTACACTGTATAAGTTTAGGAAGTAGTGGAGTCGGAAAAACTCATTTACAAAGTAAGGTTGCGGAATTGATACCCGAAGAAGATAAAGTAGAAATTACTGTTCTCTCAGCAAATGCATTTTATTACTTCAATCGTACCGAATTACAATACAAGTTGATTTTAATCGAAGATTTAGACGGAGCAGAATCGGTGTTATATCCATTAAGAGAATTACAATCTAAAAAGAGAATTACTAAAACGGTTGTACACAAGGATAGTAAAGGAACTACCAAAACAATCCATTTAACGGTTGAAGGTCCTGTTAGTGTTGCAGGCTGTACTACACAGGAATCTATTTATGAAGATAATAGCAATCGTAGTTTTTTACTCTACATCGATGAAAGTGAAGAACAGGATAATAGAATTATGGAATATCAAAGATTAGTAAGTGCAGGAAAGTTAAATGAAGAAGAGCAACACAAAGCTGCTGAGTTACTAAAAGACGTGCAGAGAGTACTAAAACCAATTAAAGTTATCAATCCTTTTGCAGAACACTTAACACTTCCGAAATCAGTTTTTAAACCGAGACGTACCAACTCTCACTACTTACAATTTATAGAAGCAATTACATTTTATAAACAATATCAAAGAGAGAAGCTATACAATAAAGAAACAGGAGAAGAATATATCGAAACTACAATAGAAGATATAGAAGAAGCAAACGAGATAATTACAGAAGTATTATTACGAAAATCTGATACTATAACGGGAGCTTGTAGAAATTACTTAGAGAAGTTAAAAAGGTATTTATATATCGAAAACCAAACTACGTATACAAGTACAGAAATTAGAAGAAATCTAAGAGTAAAAGAAACGACACTAAGAAGATATCATAAACAATTATTAGACGAAGGATATATTAGAAAAGTAAAAGGTAAAAAAGGGCAAATGTATCATTATGAAATTACTGATTTACAAGAATATACAAATCTAAAAGAGCAAATAAGTACCGTATTACAAAACTGTGTTAGTCACATCAACCTCGCTACTTCGCCATAGGTTCGCCACTACTTAATAGCGAACTTAAAAATATAATAATCAAATAATTATATCACTTCGTTTAGGAATCTAAAAAAGGATAAAAGGCATGAAAAAATTAAAGTTAACAAATCATAGCTATAAGGTAGTATTACAAAGTTTTAAAGAATGGTTATCTATCTTAGGTTACAGCACTAGTACAATTTATCACTCACCTATTTACTTACAAGAATTTTTTTATTGGTTAGAAAGTAAAAGTATTAATGATATAAGAAGCATAAGAAGAGAAGATATTACAAATTATTATAGCTACTTAAAACAAAGACCTAATGAGAGTTATGGAGGAGCATTAAGTAAAGCAAGTTTAAATAGTCATATTGGAGCATTAAAACAACTTAATGAGTATTTAAAGAAACATCAAAGTAAAGGACTATCAATACACTTACGTTTTGAAAAAACAGAAAAGTTATGTAGTACAGATATTGTTACGCAATCCGAAATAAAAGAACTTTTTAAAGCAACGGCATATAGCAGTAGAGTAGAACATATATGTTTGCGAGATAAAGCAATGTTAGTGGTGTTGTATAGTTGTGGATTAAGAAGGAATGAAGCAGTACAATTAAACTTAAATGATGTGCTTTTTGATAAAGAACGAATCTTAGTAAGAAAAGGTAAAAATTATAAAGAGCGTTATGTACCATTAAATTTGTATAACCTGGATATTTTAGAACAGTACATTTACGAATCTCGTCCACAGTTCTATAACTCAAAAGCTCATGAAGCTTTATTTATCAATCAGCAAGGAGGTAGAATGGGAGGACAAAGCTTTAAACTTCGTTTAAGAGCAATATTAAAAGCAACTAATAATAAAGAATTACAGGAAAAGAAAATCACACCGCATAAATTACGTCACAGTATCGCTACTCATTTATTAGAACAAGGTGCAGCTATAGAATCTGTTAGTCAGTTCTTAGGTCATGGTTCTTTAGAATCTACTCAAGTGTACACACATTTATTAAAAGAAATTAGTATATGAATTTTAGAAAGTATTTAGAAGATAACAAGTATAGTAAATCAACAATAACAGTACATTTATTAAGAGTAAAAAGATACACAGATTGGTTAGAATGGTATGGTAAACATAGTGTAGAAATACAGTACAATGAGTTGTTACAATATGTGAAATATTTACAGGAAAAGAAGCAATATCAAAGAGCGTCAATCAATAATGAATTACGTGCAGTAAAACTGTATTACGATTATCTTATCGAGGAAAAACACACAATGTACAATCCAGCAGAAAATATAGTTATAAGAGGAAAGTATATTAAAGTTATAAAAGAAACACTAACAGAAGAAGAATTAGAAGATTTATATTATAGTTACAATATAGATCATCACGATACATTTTTTAAAGCTACCAAATTAAGAGATAAAGTAGTATTAGGTTTAATGTTGTTTCAAGGATTAACAGCAATAGAAATTTATAGTTTACAGGAATATCATTTACAATTACAAAAAGGTATTATAGAAATCCCAAGAACAAGAAGAAGCAATCCAAGAACTCACAAACTACAACCTTTACAAATGTTGACAATATTAGAGTATATAAATACAACAAGAAATTATTTAACCAATCGAATACAAACAAGTAATAATGAACAATTAATTTATGGAAGTAGTCATCAAATAAATGCTATCACAGGAAGAATTATAAAAAAGTTAAAAAGATATAATAATAAAGTTACTAGTTACTCACAACTAAGAAGTAGTATTATAATCAATTGGTTACAACATTATAATTTACGAAAAGTACAATACTTAGCAGGACATAGATATATTAGTTCTACAGAAAAATATGTACAAGATAATTTAGAGAAGCTACACGATATTGTAAATACGTATCATCCGATTAATTAACCAAGTGTTCTTCGCTTTTGCTCAGGGTTTAATGTTTTTTACTTCCGTTTACACTCTAGTAAAAACGGTTATAAGGTGTTCTCTTCACGCCAACTATTAAAAACATTTATTACTGTAATCTTCCGTAAACTCCAGTTCCAGTAAAAATATTTTTGCCATCACTTCTGTTCCGTTCACTCGCAACTACTCTTCTTTTTTAGTGTCACTATTTTTAATCAAAAATATCGCCACAAAAAAATAACCGTTGCTTCATTAAGGCTCGCCGCTTTTGCCTCACTCTACTGCGGTTTTTAAAGGAATTTAATATTGATTAGAAATTGGATTTTAAAAACCTTGTGGCACACAAATCGCAATGCGTTGCTTGCTATTATTTGTCTGTCAAGTTCGGCGCTCGCTGTAGCTTCGCCTTGGTTTTGCGTTGCACGCAGCTTGGCTGTAGGCACCATAACTTTTTACAAATCTGAATGAAAAACAAGTCATTTTAAAACCTTGGAATTATCCGCCGCATCATCCAAGCAAAACACCAAGTTTTTAAAACGTTTTACATCATAACTTAAAAGAGGTTGCTGAAGCTGTGGATTTAAGTTATGATTTAAAATGACTTGCTTTTAGAATCCAACATTTTACGAAGTAATGCAGAAACTTACCAAGTGCGCTGGCTGAAGCCGGCTATTTAACATAGTGGCGTTATAGTACAGAAATCCAAATGAATGTTAGTATAACAGCACATTATGTTACAATAGCTTGGGAATATCTAACGTAATTTTTTATTTTTACAAAAGGAAAGATTAATGAAGATAGAACGTTCATTTATATAAAAATTTGTTGTTGAGTATTAGAAAAATGCGACCGTTGTTAAAAAAAATGTGTAAAGTAAGACTACAATGGGAATATGATATCCGATGCTAATAGAGGTATCACTAGTATTGAATACAATCACTTAAACCTACCAACTAGAGTTACTATAGATTACGATGCGGAAGGATATATAGAGTATGTTTATGATGCTGCAGGAAGTAAATTATCTAAAAAAGTATATTCAGTAGATAATAATAATGTCCCTATTACTACCGATTACGCAGGTAATTATATCTATGAGAACGGAGCTTTACAATTCTTCAACCACGCAGAAGGTTACACACAACCTGCTATTGCGAGCGGTAGCGCGGCAATCTCATCATTTGAGTACGTTTACCAATACAAGGATCATTTAGGAAATATTCGTTTATCATATACTGATGTAAATGGTGATGGTGTAATTACTGCAAGTACAGAAATCATTGAAGAAAAGAATTACTATCCTTTTGGTCTACAACATGAAGGGTATAATAATGATTATTCTGGTATTGGGAATTCAATTGCGGAGAAGTTTAGTTTAAACGGAAAGGAATTAGAAGAAAGTTTAGGATTAAACTTACACGAAATGGATATGCGTCAATATGATGCTACTATTGCTAGATGGACTGGTATTGACCCTGTAACGCATCACAATTTTTCTACCTATAGCGCTTTTGATAACAACCCTGTGTTTTGGGCTGATCCTTCTGGTGCAGATAGTGAAACAGTTGAAGAATATTTTAATAGACAGGTAGCTATTGATGAAGGTAGAGAGTATAAGGGATCAAATGTAAATACTTCTGATATTGTTAATAAACAATTTAATAGTACAGAGGATGGAGGTCGTTCAAGAATTGATTATGAAGATGGAACATCTACATTTTTATCAGCCAGAGATGTGCAAGATATCTTTAAAGCTATAGTCGATAGATATAATTCTATTCTAAGAGATAAAATGTGGAATGAAGCTATTGACGAAAAATATAAAGGGAAAATAAATATTAATAATTATAAACAGATATACTCTCAATACAAGGATACAAAACGTAATTTTGCCGATATAGATAAAATGATAGGAAAGAAACCTTGGTCATCTTTCTATGGTTCAGTTGAACTTGATGAAAATAATGGTTTATTAAAGGTTGATTATGCTTTAAGAGGTGATATTATGGTTTTTTATGGTTTTGGCACAGGGTACCTAGACGGTTTCAGCATGGCTAGAGATGAAAATGGTGATCCTACTGGTCAAAATGTTTGGGAAACGGGTCAAGATACTATTACTAATTCAAATCCATGGGGAATTAAATTTACTAAAGCGGATATACCTACAATTAATAGGTTTTCTTTTAAAACTAATGAGTTAAGAATAAAATTTTGGAATGTTATGAAAAAGATTAAAGAAAATTTTAAAAAAACTTTAAAATAGTATGAAATTTAACACTTTATTAATTTTAATTATTGCGTTAAGTATTTTTTCTTGTAAAAAAAATGTTGAAGAAGGCTTTTATATTGAAAATGAATCTTCTAAAATTTACAGTTTTAAAAGAAATCATTTCATAATATATAACTTGATAGATTCAACATCAATAATTAAAAAGAATAGATTACTTTCAAAAGAGTATAGTATTATTGATTCCACTAATGATTCTATCCTTATTGTTAATTTTTTAGAGAATGGTAAATACTCTTATTTGAAAAAAATTAATTTTCACAATAATTTTGATTTTTCTTTAAATGAAAATTGGTTTATTAAATCAACAATAGTGTTAATCGTTTTTTTTATTATGAGAGTATTAACAATTTGTATAGTTCATATGAAACTGAAATGAATAAAGATTATTTAGAGAGTTTTAAATATGAATATAAAGGTCGTTTTTTTGATTTATTTCATGCTTATGAAGGATATTCAATTGTTATTCCTTTTAACTTGGATAAGAATAATTTTCACTTCCTAAATATTAACTTTGTTGATGATTCTTCTGAGATAGTTAGTTTTAATAGAATAAAAAGCACTAAGTTTGATGTTGATTTAATAGGTAAATGGAAAGCTCTTGATGATTACGAAATATTAAATTATAAAACTTACTTTTATTATAATTCTAATGGTGTAAATAATTTTGAATATACACGATCAAAGGATTCAATTTCTAAGTTTTTAGATTATAGAAATATTCAGTTTACAGAAGACTTTAGATTCATTAGAAATACAGATAATTCAATTATTAGTCAAAACATACTTATGAGCCCTTTCAAGAATAAAATTTTTATTGAAAACGATAGATTGGATTTTCAATATTTTAATATTATTTCAATTTCAAATGACTCGTTGAAAGTTAAATTATCTGTTCCTAATTTAACAATTAATTATGTAAGAGAAACTAGTAATGGATCAAATGAGCCCAGCTCCCGCCAGTTTGTAACTGGTGGCGAGTATGAGTAAGCAAAACACGCTATTTTAAAACCACAAAAAAAAGGTTTTATAGAGTAAATAATAATGCAAGAAGATGTACTTAGGTGCATCTTTTTGTTTTTAGAGGAGATTTTGAATGAGTTTTGTCCAATGATGTTTGTTAACCCCGATAGAGCGGATTTGTAATCCATGCAATAACTTAACTTTAAACTATTTACTATTTATAATGGCTCGGAAATCATTTCCGAGCTATCTTTTTTTAATTAGGTTGTCATTCTAGAGGAGTCGGGAATCTTATTTTTAGTAAGTTTTAATTAACTTTCATATCAAGTTTGTAATGTACTGCCGAAATTAAAGATTCCTTCGTCGTTTCGCTCCTCGGAATGACGTTTGTTTTTGTTCGTCATTGCGAGCCTAGCGAAGCAATCTCTTTAGGTTTACCCTCTTTTATCAATAATTTTGAGCGATACTGTTTCATGTAAATAATAATATATTGAAGGGAAAGATTCCTTCGTCGCTACGCTCCTCGGAATGACGGTTATTTATTCGTCATTGCGAGCTTTACGAAGCAATCTCTTTAAGTTAAGTCTTTGTTTTATCAATAATGTTGAGCGATATTGTTTCATATAAATAATTATATTTTG contains:
- a CDS encoding RHS repeat domain-containing protein; the protein is MISDANRGITSIEYNHLNLPTRVTIDYDAEGYIEYVYDAAGSKLSKKVYSVDNNNVPITTDYAGNYIYENGALQFFNHAEGYTQPAIASGSAAISSFEYVYQYKDHLGNIRLSYTDVNGDGVITASTEIIEEKNYYPFGLQHEGYNNDYSGIGNSIAEKFSLNGKELEESLGLNLHEMDMRQYDATIARWTGIDPVTHHNFSTYSAFDNNPVFWADPSGADSETVEEYFNRQVAIDEGREYKGSNVNTSDIVNKQFNSTEDGGRSRIDYEDGTSTFLSARDVQDIFKAIVDRYNSILRDKMWNEAIDEKYKGKININNYKQIYSQYKDTKRNFADIDKMIGKKPWSSFYGSVELDENNGLLKVDYALRGDIMVFYGFGTGYLDGFSMARDENGDPTGQNVWETGQDTITNSNPWGIKFTKADIPTINRFSFKTNELRIKFWNVMKKIKENFKKTLK
- a CDS encoding tyrosine-type recombinase/integrase is translated as MKKLKLTNHSYKVVLQSFKEWLSILGYSTSTIYHSPIYLQEFFYWLESKSINDIRSIRREDITNYYSYLKQRPNESYGGALSKASLNSHIGALKQLNEYLKKHQSKGLSIHLRFEKTEKLCSTDIVTQSEIKELFKATAYSSRVEHICLRDKAMLVVLYSCGLRRNEAVQLNLNDVLFDKERILVRKGKNYKERYVPLNLYNLDILEQYIYESRPQFYNSKAHEALFINQQGGRMGGQSFKLRLRAILKATNNKELQEKKITPHKLRHSIATHLLEQGAAIESVSQFLGHGSLESTQVYTHLLKEISI
- a CDS encoding helix-turn-helix domain-containing protein, producing the protein MDKIAVIIANLRKEKSWSQTDLANESKVSREMISKYERGIAIPSVDAAKKIADAFGVSLDYLVGEGINASFDKKTLQRLQAIEEMSSEFKTHLFSIIDSVIRDYKTQQAYK
- a CDS encoding tyrosine-type recombinase/integrase, with amino-acid sequence MNFRKYLEDNKYSKSTITVHLLRVKRYTDWLEWYGKHSVEIQYNELLQYVKYLQEKKQYQRASINNELRAVKLYYDYLIEEKHTMYNPAENIVIRGKYIKVIKETLTEEELEDLYYSYNIDHHDTFFKATKLRDKVVLGLMLFQGLTAIEIYSLQEYHLQLQKGIIEIPRTRRSNPRTHKLQPLQMLTILEYINTTRNYLTNRIQTSNNEQLIYGSSHQINAITGRIIKKLKRYNNKVTSYSQLRSSIIINWLQHYNLRKVQYLAGHRYISSTEKYVQDNLEKLHDIVNTYHPIN